In one window of Mytilus galloprovincialis chromosome 6, xbMytGall1.hap1.1, whole genome shotgun sequence DNA:
- the LOC143079974 gene encoding uncharacterized protein LOC143079974 isoform X1 produces the protein MAKLCRLVKLNDSFNTQVFTFMLPNKVLREFSQDIYAKDMVYGHHKWTVSFIKSEKHMGAYIKLQSTSTGMVSKLDFSFTMLNNDHFTKNESFMEKEGEFTYDENVKGRKTFVPLEDMAKRGFMQGNGEFLVELELRNIISSFECYLRIPKENNSRHSYGPKMETPYFSFGLSDWSVSLFPNACTVETEDNITVQLVRHTNFDHICDVKYQLSLGDQNAYESGPVDQLLDATGNSEPFTVGASLMKLSRGRSSLKVRIEMQNVVSVSEVSINVLSRNRNRAHLYDKDKQAWMLEADASGKYLAFKLYYTDIKHVPRKNSRYVAFNLGIVPYSGNQYVRAINGPFLKYYVQDDHDDGYLIHTDIPIEEISSPDNDWVSTEDQHITVHVEWIDSQLLIYPTYHRLDDVARVHKQQMIREILALQSENYALEKQLYSYQQSIAKTNSKPRSLSEDRGNSYRRQ, from the exons ATGGCAAAACTTTGTAGATTAGTCAAGCTCAACGACAGTTTCAATACACAAGTTTTTACCTTTATGCTACCTAACAAGGTTTTAAGAGAATTTTCGCAGGATATTTACGCCAAAGACATGGTTTATGGTCACCATAAATGGACTGTTAGTTTTATAAAAAGCGAAAAACATATGGGTGCGTACATAAAACTTCAATCAACATCGACAGGGATGGTCAGCAAGCTGGACTTCTCCTTCACAATGCTAAACAACGATCATTTTACGAAAAACGAGTCTTTCATGGAGAAAGAAGGTGAATTTACATATGATGAAAACGTCAAAGGCAGAAAAACATTCGTTCCGCTAGAAGACATGGCAAAACGTGGCTTTATGCAAGGCAACGGGGAATTCTTAGTGGAACTTGAACTAAGAAATATTATATCTTCTTTTGAATGCTACCTCCGGATTCCAAAAGAAAATAACTCACGACATTCATACGGTCCAAAAATGGAAACACCTTATTTTTCATTCGGTCTCTCTGACTGGAGTGTTTCGTTATTTCCAAACGCTTGCACGGTTGAAACTGAAGATAACATCACAGTGCAACTAGTGCGCCACACAAATTTTGACCATATATGTGATGTTAAGTATCAGCTATCACTCGGAGACCAAAATGCCTATGAATCTGGTCCAGTCGACCAGCTACTAGACGCAACCGGAAACAGCGAACCATTTACAGTTGGAGCGTCTCTAATGAAACTGTCTCGAGGACGTTCTTCTTTGAAGGTTAGGATTGAAATGCAAAACGTTGTTTCCGTAAGTGAAGTTTCTATAAATGTTCTTAGTAGAAACCGCAATCGAGCACACCTTTATGACAAAGACAAACAAGCATGGATGTTAGAAGCTGATGCCAGCGGTAAATATCTGGCTTTTAAATTGTATTATACGGATATCAAGCATGTGCCACGAAAGAACAGTCGGTATGTAGCTTTCAATTTGGGAATAGTTCCATATAGCGGGAATCAGTATGTCCGGGCTATCAATGGACCCTTTCTTAAGTATTATGTTCAAGACGATCACGATGATGGATACTTGATTCACACAGATATTCCGATTGAAGAG ATAAGCAGTCCTGATAATGATTGGGTGAGCACAGAGGACCAACATATCACCGTACATGTAGAATGGATAGATTCGCAACTATTAATTTACCCAACATACCATAGGTTAGACGATGTTGCAAGAGTTCACAAACAACAAATGAT acGAGAGATACTCGCTTTACAATCAGAAAATTATGCCTTAGAGAAACAACTCTATAGTTACCAACAATCAATTGCAAAGACAAATTCTAAACCACGTTCTCTTAGTGAAGATAGAGGAAATTCATACAGAAGACAGTGA
- the LOC143079974 gene encoding uncharacterized protein LOC143079974 isoform X2, which produces MAKLCRLVKLNDSFNTQVFTFMLPNKVLREFSQDIYAKDMVYGHHKWTVSFIKSEKHMGAYIKLQSTSTGMVSKLDFSFTMLNNDHFTKNESFMEKEGEFTYDENVKGRKTFVPLEDMAKRGFMQGNGEFLVELELRNIISSFECYLRIPKENNSRHSYGPKMETPYFSFGLSDWSVSLFPNACTVETEDNITVQLVRHTNFDHICDVKYQLSLGDQNAYESGPVDQLLDATGNSEPFTVGASLMKLSRGRSSLKVRIEMQNVVSVSEVSINVLSRNRNRAHLYDKDKQAWMLEADASGKYLAFKLYYTDIKHVPRKNSRYVAFNLGIVPYSGNQYVRAINGPFLKYYVQDDHDDGYLIHTDIPIEETRDTRFTIRKLCLRETTL; this is translated from the exons ATGGCAAAACTTTGTAGATTAGTCAAGCTCAACGACAGTTTCAATACACAAGTTTTTACCTTTATGCTACCTAACAAGGTTTTAAGAGAATTTTCGCAGGATATTTACGCCAAAGACATGGTTTATGGTCACCATAAATGGACTGTTAGTTTTATAAAAAGCGAAAAACATATGGGTGCGTACATAAAACTTCAATCAACATCGACAGGGATGGTCAGCAAGCTGGACTTCTCCTTCACAATGCTAAACAACGATCATTTTACGAAAAACGAGTCTTTCATGGAGAAAGAAGGTGAATTTACATATGATGAAAACGTCAAAGGCAGAAAAACATTCGTTCCGCTAGAAGACATGGCAAAACGTGGCTTTATGCAAGGCAACGGGGAATTCTTAGTGGAACTTGAACTAAGAAATATTATATCTTCTTTTGAATGCTACCTCCGGATTCCAAAAGAAAATAACTCACGACATTCATACGGTCCAAAAATGGAAACACCTTATTTTTCATTCGGTCTCTCTGACTGGAGTGTTTCGTTATTTCCAAACGCTTGCACGGTTGAAACTGAAGATAACATCACAGTGCAACTAGTGCGCCACACAAATTTTGACCATATATGTGATGTTAAGTATCAGCTATCACTCGGAGACCAAAATGCCTATGAATCTGGTCCAGTCGACCAGCTACTAGACGCAACCGGAAACAGCGAACCATTTACAGTTGGAGCGTCTCTAATGAAACTGTCTCGAGGACGTTCTTCTTTGAAGGTTAGGATTGAAATGCAAAACGTTGTTTCCGTAAGTGAAGTTTCTATAAATGTTCTTAGTAGAAACCGCAATCGAGCACACCTTTATGACAAAGACAAACAAGCATGGATGTTAGAAGCTGATGCCAGCGGTAAATATCTGGCTTTTAAATTGTATTATACGGATATCAAGCATGTGCCACGAAAGAACAGTCGGTATGTAGCTTTCAATTTGGGAATAGTTCCATATAGCGGGAATCAGTATGTCCGGGCTATCAATGGACCCTTTCTTAAGTATTATGTTCAAGACGATCACGATGATGGATACTTGATTCACACAGATATTCCGATTGAAGAG acGAGAGATACTCGCTTTACAATCAGAAAATTATGCCTTAGAGAAACAACTCTATAG